In Thiospirochaeta perfilievii, a single window of DNA contains:
- a CDS encoding tetratricopeptide repeat protein has protein sequence MSKKPKEIKLGQLYLNRGEYSRVIRLLEPKVPLFLENKDFYPILGKAFFYTGDYAGSKLYFDRGQKIHWDIESSLYLAVLGLKRRDFNSAIRIWLDILDEDPSNKIAQKGLTTLKKYSTMDDLESFIHSKKLDKLVPRKLLLPTRGTIVSLIIVSVLVLFSVLFVKLDLAEHFINLNISKNNLNEDRVGVMDFSLESLDKNYLDFEKQSIYTFSSAQIEEYFKTASLLFKQEKDNLVLSYLNLIKYSNANETIKKKAELLSGYLVEPEWTSYSDEIEYFDVANNIYQYEGCIVKWKGRLSNLEIKDKKIHFSFLVGYENGKVLDGVIPVELNENVKIQENQPIEVLGKVVLRNNTFYLEAKTVMQYIVKN, from the coding sequence ATGAGTAAGAAGCCAAAAGAGATAAAGTTAGGACAGTTATATTTAAATAGAGGAGAGTATTCAAGGGTTATACGTCTATTAGAACCTAAAGTACCTCTTTTCTTGGAAAATAAGGATTTCTACCCAATTTTAGGTAAAGCCTTTTTTTATACTGGAGATTATGCTGGATCGAAATTGTATTTTGATAGAGGACAGAAAATCCATTGGGATATTGAGAGTTCCCTCTATTTAGCTGTTTTAGGGCTAAAAAGAAGGGATTTTAATAGTGCTATTAGAATTTGGTTAGATATTCTAGATGAAGACCCAAGTAATAAAATTGCACAAAAAGGTTTAACAACTCTTAAAAAATACTCTACTATGGATGATCTAGAGAGCTTTATACACTCAAAAAAGCTAGATAAATTAGTTCCAAGAAAATTATTGCTACCAACTAGAGGTACAATTGTTTCATTAATAATAGTCAGTGTATTAGTTTTATTCTCAGTTCTGTTTGTAAAACTAGATTTAGCAGAACACTTTATAAATCTTAATATTTCAAAAAATAATTTAAATGAAGATCGTGTAGGAGTTATGGATTTTAGTCTAGAGAGCTTAGATAAGAACTATTTAGACTTTGAAAAACAATCCATTTATACTTTTAGTAGTGCACAAATAGAAGAGTACTTTAAAACAGCATCACTACTGTTTAAGCAAGAGAAGGATAATTTAGTTCTTAGTTACTTGAATCTTATAAAGTATTCAAATGCAAATGAAACAATAAAGAAAAAGGCTGAACTTTTAAGTGGTTATTTAGTTGAACCTGAATGGACTAGTTATTCTGATGAAATAGAGTATTTTGATGTAGCAAACAATATATATCAGTATGAAGGTTGTATTGTAAAGTGGAAAGGCAGATTATCAAATCTAGAAATTAAAGATAAAAAAATACACTTTTCATTTCTTGTAGGTTATGAGAACGGTAAAGTTCTAGATGGTGTAATTCCTGTAGAGTTAAATGAAAATGTTAAGATTCAAGAGAATCAACCTATTGAAGTATTAGGAAAAGTTGTTCTTAGAAACAACACTTTTTACCTTGAAGCAAAAACTGTAATGCAGTACATAGTTAAAAATTAA
- the dtd gene encoding D-aminoacyl-tRNA deacylase: protein MRAVIQRVRDASVRVDSEIQGQIDVGLLVYVGFDVDDDDKDLDWMIKKIPNLRVFNDIDDVMNLSSMDLGHDILVISQFTLLANCKKGRRPSYERAAKPNEARLMYENFISKLSQTGLNIQSGVFQADMKVQYLNDGPVTIILDSKEK from the coding sequence ATGAGAGCAGTTATACAGAGAGTCAGAGACGCTAGTGTTAGGGTCGATAGTGAAATACAGGGTCAAATTGATGTTGGTTTATTAGTCTATGTTGGTTTTGATGTGGATGATGATGATAAAGATTTAGATTGGATGATTAAAAAGATTCCAAACTTAAGGGTTTTTAATGACATTGATGATGTTATGAATCTCTCTTCAATGGATTTAGGTCATGATATTCTTGTTATTTCACAATTCACTCTTCTTGCTAACTGTAAAAAGGGAAGAAGACCATCCTATGAGCGAGCAGCTAAACCTAATGAGGCAAGGTTAATGTATGAAAATTTTATTTCTAAGCTTAGCCAAACTGGTTTAAATATTCAAAGTGGAGTTTTTCAAGCTGATATGAAAGTTCAGTATCTCAATGATGGCCCGGTAACAATAATTTTAGATAGTAAAGAAAAATAA
- a CDS encoding ABC-F family ATP-binding cassette domain-containing protein codes for MLKSVMNLISIDKLSLIESDKELINNVSFGVDSGDKLALVGVNGCGKSTLLRVLTGLKRDYTGNIAKNNDLKISYLRQKIVFNKNHTILEHILDSEGSIMECIKEYHNCLDSMSKGNDEEDRFATLSLKMEELDAWEIESKIKSILGELGIDNENLRMSELSGGMLKKTALAHALIQDYNLLLLDEPTNHLDIDTITWLQNYLVKSKKALILVTHDRYFLDNITNRIIEIDDKSIYSYNGNYSYYIQKKQERRESEEKSQNRLSNILRRETEWLARGPKARTSKDRGRINRAYDMMDQVKSLEVSSSDFSITDRRLGKKILELKNISKSFDNKKIIKPFFYTFKRGEKIGIVGDNGSGKSTFLNLLTQTLPTDSGTVDKGINTHIGYFDQMGRELPNDLTVMNFLKSIASVITLDDGRSLTPTQFLELFLFPKSLFHVLISEISGGEKKRLYLISILLTNPNFLILDEPTNDFDIQTLTLLEDFLTDYSGCLIIVSHDRYFLDKVVDFLFIFDGDGNIKGFSGNYSDYSEYKAEQKKEIKKNKNKGVKEINRQDKKGLTFKEQKEFDQLENQIEIIENKISDLESSFTKETNPDVISENSKIYSNLKKELTDKYTRWEELGEKV; via the coding sequence ATGTTAAAGTCAGTTATGAATTTAATATCTATAGATAAATTATCCCTTATAGAAAGTGATAAAGAATTAATAAACAATGTATCATTTGGCGTAGATTCTGGTGATAAACTAGCACTAGTTGGAGTTAATGGATGTGGAAAATCTACACTTTTAAGAGTATTGACTGGTTTAAAGAGGGATTATACTGGAAATATTGCTAAAAATAATGACCTTAAAATTAGCTATCTACGACAAAAAATAGTTTTTAATAAAAACCATACAATACTTGAACACATTTTAGATTCGGAAGGATCGATCATGGAGTGTATAAAAGAGTATCATAACTGCTTAGACTCAATGAGTAAGGGTAATGATGAAGAAGATCGATTTGCCACCCTCTCTTTAAAAATGGAAGAGTTAGATGCCTGGGAGATTGAATCAAAAATAAAAAGTATTCTAGGTGAGTTAGGAATAGATAATGAAAACCTAAGGATGAGTGAGCTCTCAGGGGGTATGCTAAAAAAAACAGCCCTAGCCCACGCTCTAATACAGGACTATAATTTACTACTACTAGATGAACCTACAAACCATTTAGATATAGATACAATAACATGGTTACAAAACTACTTAGTAAAAAGTAAAAAGGCTCTAATATTAGTTACCCATGATAGATATTTCCTTGATAATATAACCAATAGAATAATTGAAATAGATGATAAAAGTATCTATTCTTACAATGGTAATTATTCATATTATATTCAGAAAAAACAGGAGCGAAGGGAGTCTGAAGAAAAATCACAAAATAGATTATCCAATATACTTCGTAGAGAGACTGAGTGGTTAGCGAGAGGTCCTAAAGCTCGAACTAGTAAGGATAGAGGAAGAATAAACAGAGCCTATGATATGATGGATCAAGTCAAAAGCTTAGAAGTCTCCTCTTCAGATTTTTCTATAACCGATAGAAGACTTGGAAAGAAAATTCTTGAATTAAAGAATATCTCTAAATCATTTGATAACAAAAAAATAATAAAGCCATTTTTTTATACATTTAAACGTGGAGAGAAGATTGGTATCGTAGGAGATAACGGCTCTGGTAAAAGTACTTTTTTAAACTTATTAACACAAACTTTACCTACTGATAGTGGTACAGTGGATAAGGGTATAAATACACATATAGGATACTTTGATCAAATGGGGCGGGAACTACCTAATGATTTAACAGTAATGAACTTCTTAAAAAGTATTGCTAGTGTAATAACCCTAGATGATGGTAGAAGTTTAACACCAACTCAATTTTTAGAACTTTTCCTATTCCCAAAATCACTGTTCCATGTTCTTATTTCTGAGATATCAGGAGGTGAGAAAAAGCGGCTATATCTTATAAGTATATTACTTACTAATCCAAACTTTTTAATTCTAGATGAGCCAACAAACGATTTTGATATACAAACATTAACACTATTAGAGGACTTTTTAACAGATTATTCAGGTTGTTTAATTATTGTATCCCATGATAGATACTTTTTAGATAAGGTTGTTGATTTTCTTTTTATTTTTGATGGTGATGGTAATATCAAGGGTTTTTCAGGTAACTATTCAGACTATTCCGAATATAAGGCAGAGCAAAAAAAAGAGATAAAAAAGAATAAAAATAAAGGTGTTAAAGAGATAAATAGGCAGGATAAAAAAGGCTTAACCTTTAAAGAACAAAAAGAGTTTGACCAGCTTGAAAATCAGATAGAGATAATTGAAAATAAAATTTCAGATTTAGAATCGAGTTTTACCAAAGAAACTAATCCCGATGTTATATCAGAAAACAGTAAAATATACTCAAACCTAAAAAAGGAGTTAACAGATAAGTATACTAGATGGGAAGAGTTAGGAGAAAAAGTTTAA
- the recA gene encoding recombinase RecA, producing the protein MAIDDKKEDKLKALEAAKLQIDKQYGKGSLMRMGEAEKLKVEVIPSGSILLDEAIGVGGYPKGRIIEIYGPESSGKTTLALHAIAECQKMGGIAAFVDAEHAMDPAYARNLGVNVDDLWISQPDTGEQALEITESLVRSGAVDIIVVDSVAALTPQAEIDGDMGDSHMGLQARLMSQALRKLTGVISKSGCSLIFINQIRMKIGVMFGNPETTTGGNALKFYSSLRMEVRKIETMSKGQEDATGNRVRVKIVKNKVAPPFRKVELEIIFGKGISATASLLDGALKFDFIQKSGAWYSYKDAKIGQGRENVKIYLDENPEIFNELDILVRKKIFGEVTPIETDKKTTKAAAKQPANK; encoded by the coding sequence ATGGCTATTGATGATAAAAAAGAAGATAAACTAAAAGCTTTAGAGGCTGCAAAGTTACAGATAGATAAACAGTATGGTAAGGGCTCTTTAATGCGTATGGGAGAGGCTGAAAAACTTAAAGTTGAAGTTATTCCTTCTGGTTCTATACTACTTGACGAGGCTATCGGTGTTGGTGGATACCCAAAGGGCCGGATTATTGAGATTTATGGGCCTGAATCATCTGGTAAGACTACACTGGCTCTTCATGCAATTGCGGAGTGCCAAAAGATGGGTGGAATTGCTGCATTTGTTGATGCAGAGCACGCTATGGATCCTGCTTATGCAAGAAATTTAGGTGTTAATGTAGATGACCTTTGGATATCTCAACCTGATACAGGTGAGCAAGCTTTGGAAATTACTGAGTCTTTAGTAAGATCAGGAGCTGTGGATATAATCGTAGTTGACTCTGTCGCTGCTTTAACTCCCCAAGCTGAAATTGATGGGGATATGGGTGACTCCCACATGGGACTACAAGCTAGACTTATGAGTCAAGCCTTACGTAAATTAACAGGAGTTATATCTAAGTCTGGATGTAGCCTAATTTTTATCAACCAGATAAGAATGAAGATTGGGGTTATGTTTGGGAATCCAGAGACTACAACTGGTGGTAATGCATTAAAGTTTTACTCCTCTTTAAGAATGGAAGTTCGGAAAATAGAGACTATGTCCAAAGGGCAAGAAGATGCTACAGGAAATAGAGTTAGGGTTAAGATTGTTAAAAATAAAGTAGCTCCTCCTTTTAGAAAGGTCGAATTAGAAATAATTTTTGGTAAGGGTATATCAGCTACAGCTAGTCTATTAGATGGGGCTCTTAAATTTGATTTTATACAAAAAAGTGGTGCTTGGTACTCATATAAAGATGCTAAAATTGGTCAAGGTAGAGAAAATGTTAAGATTTATCTTGATGAAAACCCAGAGATCTTTAATGAACTTGATATTTTAGTTCGAAAGAAAATATTTGGTGAAGTTACACCTATTGAAACTGATAAAAAAACAACAAAAGCTGCCGCTAAGCAGCCTGCTAACAAATAA